Below is a window of Arabidopsis thaliana chromosome 2, partial sequence DNA.
GCACACACCTGAGTGATCATCAAATAGGAACAATACCGAAAGGTTGCTTTAAAGAAAGAACCTTTATCGCTTAAACAAATGGTTTTATTACCTCTGCGGACCATCTTATACTTACTTTCCCTAATGGAAATgtagaaaaactaaaaacagtctttttcttttgctctaTGGCTGCCTTTGCTTTCCAAATTTCGGCGTTTAAGTTTCTGATATCTTTAGATCTGTTAGTTATTACAATCCTTTTGACATAAAGTATCTAAAGTAAGTATGAAATTGAACCTACCtgcttatattttatttgtatatgttttgaatGTCTACAGTAATCATTGCTTTAAGTGTTAACATGTCATTATTGATACATTATTAAGAATCATGGCTTCTCTGGTCTCTACCTGAACTCTTATAGGCAACTTGTTCAGCATCAATCCCTATAAATATAATCCCTTACTCTCCTCAAGTTTGTTCTCACTCTCTCTTGATATGTCAGCTACAGGAACAAAACGGTTCAATGCAAACACTAGACCAGTAACTCCTGGTAAGCAATCCTCAGTCAAGGGACCATATTATAAGAATCCGGGATGCACAACAAGCTGTGGTTTGAGGCTACCGAGGAAAACGGAATGCACAGCAGCAAGACTGATCAAAGATCTCAGCTGTAAATTCGTTATGGGCTTACGTCTGGTggtgatgaggaagaagaagaagaagagatctcCACCATTGAAgaaggcttcttcttctgggaTATCTCAGCCTTCAGTCATCTCTGTCGTTAATGATAATAATCACAGATCAGCGGCAATAGAAGACTGCATACAATTCATAAactcctcttcctccttcaCAAGATCAAATTCTACCTGTGGCAGTAAATCTTAAGTTTTAGTTATGACCTTAAGTTTCGAAAACTCTTTCTTGGTCACTTGTTTGCTACGCAATAGCATATTAGAGAATTGCGTGTAATATCTTTAtgatacaaatatatatagagctGAAGAGAGATTTTGAGTAATCTTGAGAAAGTGTGAGCTTtgtttatttacaaaaaatcaTCTGTATATCTTTCATCTACAAAGTATTATTCATATGCGTTTGGCCTAAATCAACGAGCAGAAAGATCCTGAAGAATTTTCTGGCAAAAAAGGAATATTCCGGCTAGCTCTCAGACTGCAATGATACTTGTATAATCAGAGACTGGCGTGAGGTGAAGTTGCACCTGATGAGAGGTCTTGGAGCCGAACTATTTACTATTCTCGGAATGGATCAATCGATTATCTTCTCTCCGGTTGAAAATAGGTTCCAAATGACGGTCCCAACGAGGTAAAGACCGACCGAAATCGTGAAAACGTCATCCCAAGAACCTGAGGCATTTCATGTCATTGTTAATTCCAttgagaaaacacaaaaaaaatgaaacttagAAGAGATTTTATAAAGATTAAGCAAAGCATTGTCAGAATTACGAAGTGTTTTGAGAGTACTGACCGTGTTGTAGTATGTGACCAGTCGCAGCTGTGCCAAGAACTCCGGCAAGTACTCCAGCAGTATTAGACAAACCAAGTAACACTCCCTGAGAAGACCAACAACATCAATGTGCtaatccattttcttttgagtAGCATGATTCATTAAGACTTGGGAGTAATTGACTAAACTTACAGAGTATCTTGGAGCGATGTCTTGATGGTTAGAGTATAGACCAGACTGTGAAAACGCATCAGTCCCCTGACTACAAGCCATGCACAAAACAGCCATTGTAGGAGAATCTATGTGTTTCAGCTGTGTTAGGAAGAACGCTGGTCCAAGAAACCCTATTGTTTGCATTATCTGAATTTCATCATAGAAACTGATTATCGAATGTATCACTTTTACTAGATTGCATCAAAACGGAActgaagaacagaagaagtGATATACAAAGTACCTTGCGGACATTCGTGACAGAGAAACCTCGGCTGACAAGTGTATCGGCAATCCATCCACCGGCATTTGCAGATATTGCCATTGTCATCCATGGAAATACAGAGAGAAGTCCTGACTCCATAAGGTTGAACTTCAGCACCTGCCTCACAACCGTCCATATGATTaatgataagaaaacaaataaaacatcaaGCCTCTTGATTAAAAGACAGTAATATAACGGACTTGATGGTAATAAGTTGGCATCCATGTTAAGAGAATGAATGTTCCCCAGTTGTGACAAAAGTGGCAACTGATGAGAGCCCAAACCGGTGGTTTCGACAATATCAGCCTCCACGGGATCGACTTCACTGGCTCTTTGCTAGCACAGTTGTCTGCAATTAGCTTTCTTTCTTCAGGGAGCAATGTTGGATCTTCTAATGGTGAACTCTCTGCCtataacaagtaacaacacaCGTCAAATCGTCAATGGTAATGAGATATGGGATCTACAAATAGTTAAGAACAGTAGAAAAAGTCTGACCTTAGTTAGCCACAGAGTCAACCATACAGTTCCAAGAGACCCGAAAGAATAAAACACAGAAGGCCATCCAAATTGATGAATCAAGAAAGGCGAAAAGGCTAAACCGGTGACAGATCCAAGGTACATTCCGCTGTAAACAAGCGCGAGTGATCTGCTTCTCTCTTGCACAGGAACCCACTTCgacaatatattattcataGCAGGCATTGCAACACCCTGGAGAACACAAATGAGAACTTACTTCTCCTTATCAACACACACAAATCCGAGACTGATATCTAACATCACTAAGAGTAATCACAAACCTCTCCAACTCCCATGAAAGCACGAACAACGAGCAAGTAAGGAAGACCGAGTTTAGCAGCTACAGGAGTGAGAATTGTAGCGATTGACCACCAAATAACACCGAATCCAAGAACCCTTTTCCCTCCTACAGTGTCTGCCCAAATTCCACCAGCTATCTATAATATCAACAAACCACTGATTCAACTAcacttttgatttaaatgtGAAAGCTAGTGAGActcatttaaaaaaacattgatcatctaaaaatagaaaccctaattaaggAATCAGGGAAAAAAGATTACCTGTGTAAGAAGGTAACCccagaagaaagaagactGAATCAGACCAACTGTTGCTGGATTCCAACCATACTCAGCTGACATCGGAAGTATAGCTATACTCATATTCACCTGTTAAAACATCATCTGTCCCAAATTGAATAACTCTTCCCAATCcataaaaatccaatcttttttGCTACTTACTCTGTCCATATTGCAGAGAAGAAAAGCTGAGAAACAGAGTAACACAATCACCCACCGCTTCGGAAACTCTTCCCACCATGGGAGGACGATAGAGCTAGGCGAATCAGAAACGACGTCATTGTTTCCACTTACTTTATCTCCTTCTACGTAATACGAATTACTGCTTTCACTCTTGTCGGAGCTCCGAACTAATACCCGGAAAACACTGGACCTATTTCGCGGGTAGATCCATACCCGTAACGACTTTGGAGATGGTTTGAGATTACGGAGGCTGcgagaagaagaggtttttTCAGGTGGACGATTTGAAGTGTAGAGAGAGTGAATATTTGAAGAGCAAAGAAGAGCTCTCGCGTTCATGGCGGAGatagattttttcttcttcttctctgtttttttcttctttgttttaagagagaggaattgatttttttttaaggtcGTGGCTGATGTGACGACATGTGGCGTTTAAGTATTGGTTGAGTGAGGATGTCATAATCTAACGGGAAGTAACGGTTAACAGAATAACTATTGGAGGTCCATTATTAACTATCAGTTTAACATAAAGCCCATATAAGGCCCAAATAATGTTAGCTTACGAGCATAAATTGCGAGATCTATCTTACTTCcccaatgaaaaaaaaatctcaaagattTGGAAGTAGACCTATGAATAGAATTACAATAATACGGCAATACCAATAACAATAGTTTATTGTCCGTAAGGATATGAGTATGACCAGTGATCTACTTTATGTGGAATAAAGGCAGGATCCAAAGGTGGAACCCAAACCACCCACTAATTGCGTTCACAAAGATGCGAAAGAATATTTAATCCAACAATTGATTAAGTATCCCATGCGAGAGAGTATTGATCATGATATTCAAAATTAAGTGTAAAATGTCAATTTGTATGAACGTATGGGATAATAATGTTGAGGACGAATAGACAGAGGTAAATGTCAATCAAATTTGGTAATGTTTGATGTATTCTTAGTCGATTACATTGATTACATTCTTACATATTTGTAAATTAGTGAAATGTATGAAATATATGTAGCTAGATAGAACAAAGAATCTATAAAACTTGTAACAAAATCACAATTAGAAGATTAACGTTTGCAGctttcttatttattaatgGAGGAGGTCCAAGTTTAGGGGATGAGAATGATGTAAGATTGTGGTGCGGCAGATTTTACTCATCGAAGGTGTCCCTTCTGGTCTACCATAAGAATTTCCTAGCTTAGGcttttatgaattatgactgccacttttatttattttattcttcttttaagtcatcattattgttgttgtatcGTTATTTCTTTGTTGCATGCGTTATCCATTTACCAACATCTACCACTGTGTCGTCAAGGTCTTCCAAAATCTAAACGAAACGTAAAATTTATGTACCAGTAATTCATCACTCCTAAAAAAACACTTGATGATTTTCACCAATTGATATAACGACGTAACGAGATCACTAAACTATACGGATCATGCATGTTGATCTATCGGCACGTAATATTGTAGGTGTAGACTATAACCTAGGTTATGGTATTCAATTCAAAGACGTCCAATTCAGAAATATGAGATGGTGTCATGTTACTATTAGATCCGTACCAGTCACTAAACAAGAAGGCAAGATTCATTTCTCAAGAGGTAGAAACGCAAACTTAGGCCGTAAAGACACAAGAATGCCAACTTCATGTGGATGGAGACAGGAAGAGCTTCGAAATGACCCACTTTCCAAAAGTACATGCTTCTCTCACGTGGCCCACTTCTCCAATTATCATTCACCATTTCAATCATTCATCACTAACTCTCCtttctctattattttatttctatatttattagCTAAACGACATCTAAGCTATAACCAAATTACACTTTCTAGATTTGGttatatgagaaaaaataatacgTTTTTTAGTTTGTACAATGTGATATTCTCTACCGACAATgtgatgaaaataatttatccaACCAAGTGGTAGTAATTAATCTGATTTATGACCTTCAATCGTTATCCTATATGAGCCTAcgaattaattttaaataggCGCAACTTTTTTCTACTAATCAAAATTTCCATGGTATATATAATCTCAGTGTCAAATATGACGAGTTTTCATCAATATGTAGTTATATTCAGAGTAATTAGAATATacattttccaaaacaaaaataaaatggtgaGGCAAAACCACGATTGATTGTGATGAAAACATGAACGTGATAACATTTATATACTAACATTCATATTAAACTAAACGAATCAAAAACTTAGCACCTCCAACTGCCACTTGAATATTTCGCTTTTCTTCTCCTGAAAGCGAAACCttaacctaatttttttttgtcatgttctgtatatataaaaagccTAATTAAACTGAATgaaacatttataaataaaatcactttgtttattttcttttaataatttgttatgATCAAATGCATGGATGTGTGCATGGATCTAATTAGTAAACACATATGCACTGATGAGGCGCAGAGATTAGAAATGAGACATGTGCACGTGTTCCCCTGTCTACGTCCGCATCCTAAGcaacaaaaatttgtgaaaccaaatattcatatcaataaaataattctgTGTAGCCTTGGATTCCTCTAAATTTCGAGTTTGTCTTCTTTATAATTTACATTGtatacaataatttaaatgtaATTACATAACATCGTacaaataattgaagaaaaaaatggagaataCATTCTatagaaagatgaagagaaaatgatTCTGTATAGAGAAGTTACAACATTGAGTATCAGTGTAAATGTGTAATGAATACCACTAAACACCCAACATGGGTTGCTCATGTGGTGTGTGGTACGTAGAGTTTGGTATTGGCTACCCATGTTCGAACTTAGTTGAAGATGGAGGAATAATTTATgcctatataatatattaattaaatttagaaGATATCATCATCCATTAATACTAACAGCATCGGATGAGtctaaaacctaaaatttCCAAGTTaactaaaaagtatatatatatataccacaaAAGTATGTTATGAGAAGAGCTTGTGGTTTAGTGACGAACTAAGGTTTCGTCAAAAAAATTGTGTGACCTAAAACTCCCCTACCTAGTTCAACACCTTATAGAATGAACTAATTTATCTACTCTCATTCCAGtctaaataaatgaatttcgGCTCCAAAGTTTcataatataaaagaaaaaattatatatatggagGGAAAAggcatatataataaacatcATTCgaattcgtttttttcttcttcacaaaacaTAAGTAGAATTCTATAAACCTAAAACTTTCATCCAAAATGTACTATAAGATCATCcgtgaatgaaaaaaaaaaaaaaaaagcgtaCACTCACTCATATGCACACACGAACCAATGCATCGGTAAGATTCGcataaacatacaaaaaataggagtaaataaaccaaataaaaactaaagtgAGGAGACAAATATTCTaacacaaaaaatagaaaataaaaatagcgTCACACCTACTCTTTCTTCTACCTTTAGTATCTATCTCCTGTCTTCATACTCCTTTACactcctctccttcttctttacACCTCTCCAATGGTAAAATCTCTCATTCACTAactttctctgcttctctctatctttctctgtGCATACCAACTCTAAAGTCTCTCATCAATGGCGGCTCGAAAACTAGGGTCGTTGTTACGTCAatactttttctctctatgcttcctcttcctcggttgcttcttcttccctaAAGACGCAGActataaacaaaagagaagaaagaagaagcttagaagagtttcttcttcttctggttcaTCTCTATCCTCTTCTTGGACGTATTTAAAACGAGTTTTCTTATCCACGACAAGGATATCCAAATCCCGTAACCAAACACATCCTAACGTTACTTTAACATCCGCAAGATCATCTCAAAACTCCCTCGTCACTCTCGTCCAACCCGATACCACAAACCAACCCGACCCGGAAACACGTATTCATCAGCAAACCGAATTCGAGATCTCCTCTTCCGACGAGATTTTCCCTTGTAACTCGTGTGGCGAGATTTTCCCAAAAATCAATCTCCTCGAGAATCACATCGCGATCAAACACGCCGTGTCGGAGCTAATCGCCGGAGAATCAAGCACGAACATCGTCAAGATCATATTCAAATCTGGTTGGCCGGAGCAAGGTAATTACAAATCTCCGGTGATCAATCGAATCTTAAAAATCCACAACAGTTCAAAGATTCTCACCAGATTCGAAGAGTATCGTGAGTTCGTGAAAGCTAAAGCCGCTCGTAGCAACGGCGGTGGAAGACGGTGGGACGATGAACGTTGCGTCGCCGACGGAAACGAACTTTTACGATTTTACTGCTCGACGTTTATGTGTGATTTAGGGCAAAACGGtaaatcaaatctctgtgGTCATCAGTATTGTAGTATCTGTGGTATCATCGGATCTGGATTCTCGCCGAAGCTCGACGGGATCGCGACGTTGGCGACGGGGTGGAGAGGACACGTGGCGGTTCCGGAGgaggttgaagaagagtttggGTTTATGAATGTGAAACGGGCCATGTTGGTTTGTCGGGTTGTAGCGGGTCGGGTCGGGTGtgatttgattgatgatgatgacgtggATAAGAGTGATGGTGGAGGGTATGATTCTCTGGTTGGGCAGAGTGGGAACAAGAGTGGGGCTCTGTTGAGGATCGACGATGATgagcttttggtttttaatccAAGGGCTGTGCTTCcttgttttgttattgtgTATACTGTGTAACCGGATTTGTGATCctgtgtgtttttgtttatattttgttacaatTGTGAAGTGTGAAACGCTTTAGGTTTGTTTGGAAAATGGTAAAATCTTTGTGGTGAGTAATGATCTAGGTACAGTTTGAGAGGTTATGTGACTAAAGAGTTAAAGATAGTCCAGCCGAAACATTTAGTTTAATAGTTTATGTTATTGTTGATTTCGTCGATATATGTTGATTAAAAAGCATTTAGTCTAATAGTTTCTGTTATAGTCGATTTTGTTGAATGCGATATATGTTGATTAACAAACATTAGCGCAAGACCAAATCATAGAGGGGTTAACCACTAAGATTCCCTTTGTTGAATAATTGATTAAAGGAAGAATATGGTAGACAActatgaatataatttttttaaaactaaaaggaaacacttttttttgggGGTCAAACTAAAGTAAACACTTTAAATGGTATATTTAGtgctttaaaaacgaaattaatGATGAAAGTAATATCTCTCGTAATTATTTTAcagaaatgaaagagaaatgtTAATTAAGAATTGAAAGAGTGAAAAACGATTTCATTTGATGCTTTTTTTTCATGCTTAAGAGTTTTTGATTCTATGTTGGTTAGTGTACATTCCATGAGATGGCGGTTGATAGACACCCATATctcaacaaaatcaactacAAACATGCGAATCCCTGGTTTAGACGGATGcataaacaaatttcttttcttgttgataTTTCGATTAGAGAAGTAATGTAGTAACTTTTATGACTCTCTATTTTGATTCTATAAACTCAAATGTCATAGCTATTACAGAACGTATTAATAACCTGTGAGACATTACATATGAACTCGTGTCATGCATGCATTTACATAGGTCCAAACTGCATTGAACATAACTCCATCGTGTACATTAAAATCATAACGATGATTATGTCGTTTCTAATTAATTGGCTTATTGCATTGCCATTTCGTAAATCTTCACCCTTAGTGGCATGACACAAAACGGTGACAATTTGGTTTGTTGAGTAAGCAAACAAAAGGACATTGCATGGCTCGTGAGCAAGATATAAATCCTCGTAATAGTGCAGTACAACCTCATTCCATTGGAGACCTCTATGACTCAATCTATAGATTGAAAAGGAACATGCCAAAGCCACCAACACATGTCATTCCATATGAACACTTCTAGGTCTCTCATATACAATGTCAATATGTAATAAGAAATTTCTTTCCAAGTCTAAGAACGTGATTGACAAACCAATGAATCAAACAACTGCTCCACCAACTTAACGAGAGGAAATAACTAAAAAGCCTTAAACGGTATTGAGTGAAAGATTTGAGTATCGTTGTACCTTGATTAGAATCTCAAAGAGTCAAAATTGCAAGTTAGTCAATTTAGTTATACGGCAcataaataaagtaaaacaaaaacatgccGAAATTGCATTACGATTTTAGTGTTTTGACTAGTTTTGTACGTAGTACTCTATGTgcaaaccaat
It encodes the following:
- a CDS encoding zinc finger (C2H2 type) family protein (zinc finger (C2H2 type) family protein; CONTAINS InterPro DOMAIN/s: Zinc finger, C2H2-like (InterPro:IPR015880), Zinc finger, C2H2-type (InterPro:IPR007087); BEST Arabidopsis thaliana protein match is: zinc finger protein-related (TAIR:AT5G54630.1); Has 407 Blast hits to 407 proteins in 27 species: Archae - 0; Bacteria - 0; Metazoa - 0; Fungi - 28; Plants - 376; Viruses - 0; Other Eukaryotes - 3 (source: NCBI BLink).); this encodes MAARKLGSLLRQYFFSLCFLFLGCFFFPKDADYKQKRRKKKLRRVSSSSGSSLSSSWTYLKRVFLSTTRISKSRNQTHPNVTLTSARSSQNSLVTLVQPDTTNQPDPETRIHQQTEFEISSSDEIFPCNSCGEIFPKINLLENHIAIKHAVSELIAGESSTNIVKIIFKSGWPEQGNYKSPVINRILKIHNSSKILTRFEEYREFVKAKAARSNGGGRRWDDERCVADGNELLRFYCSTFMCDLGQNGKSNLCGHQYCSICGIIGSGFSPKLDGIATLATGWRGHVAVPEEVEEEFGFMNVKRAMLVCRVVAGRVGCDLIDDDDVDKSDGGGYDSLVGQSGNKSGALLRIDDDELLVFNPRAVLPCFVIVYTV
- the PHT4;1 gene encoding phosphate transporter 4;1 (anion transporter 1 (ANTR1); CONTAINS InterPro DOMAIN/s: Major facilitator superfamily (InterPro:IPR020846), Major facilitator superfamily MFS-1 (InterPro:IPR011701), Major facilitator superfamily, general substrate transporter (InterPro:IPR016196); BEST Arabidopsis thaliana protein match is: Major facilitator superfamily protein (TAIR:AT4G00370.1); Has 34783 Blast hits to 34708 proteins in 2438 species: Archae - 426; Bacteria - 28537; Metazoa - 2411; Fungi - 1169; Plants - 390; Viruses - 0; Other Eukaryotes - 1850 (source: NCBI BLink).); protein product: MNARALLCSSNIHSLYTSNRPPEKTSSSRSLRNLKPSPKSLRVWIYPRNRSSVFRVLVRSSDKSESSNSYYVEGDKVSGNNDVVSDSPSSIVLPWWEEFPKRWVIVLLCFSAFLLCNMDRVNMSIAILPMSAEYGWNPATVGLIQSSFFWGYLLTQIAGGIWADTVGGKRVLGFGVIWWSIATILTPVAAKLGLPYLLVVRAFMGVGEGVAMPAMNNILSKWVPVQERSRSLALVYSGMYLGSVTGLAFSPFLIHQFGWPSVFYSFGSLGTVWLTLWLTKAESSPLEDPTLLPEERKLIADNCASKEPVKSIPWRLILSKPPVWALISCHFCHNWGTFILLTWMPTYYHQVLKFNLMESGLLSVFPWMTMAISANAGGWIADTLVSRGFSVTNVRKFL
- the PHT4;1 gene encoding phosphate transporter 4;1 (anion transporter 1 (ANTR1); CONTAINS InterPro DOMAIN/s: Major facilitator superfamily (InterPro:IPR020846), Major facilitator superfamily MFS-1 (InterPro:IPR011701), Major facilitator superfamily, general substrate transporter (InterPro:IPR016196); BEST Arabidopsis thaliana protein match is: Major facilitator superfamily protein (TAIR:AT4G00370.1); Has 35333 Blast hits to 34131 proteins in 2444 species: Archae - 798; Bacteria - 22429; Metazoa - 974; Fungi - 991; Plants - 531; Viruses - 0; Other Eukaryotes - 9610 (source: NCBI BLink).), whose product is MVGRVSEAVNMSIAILPMSAEYGWNPATVGLIQSSFFWGYLLTQIAGGIWADTVGGKRVLGFGVIWWSIATILTPVAAKLGLPYLLVVRAFMGVGEGVAMPAMNNILSKWVPVQERSRSLALVYSGMYLGSVTGLAFSPFLIHQFGWPSVFYSFGSLGTVWLTLWLTKAESSPLEDPTLLPEERKLIADNCASKEPVKSIPWRLILSKPPVWALISCHFCHNWGTFILLTWMPTYYHQVLKFNLMESGLLSVFPWMTMAISANAGGWIADTLVSRGFSVTNVRKIMQTIGFLGPAFFLTQLKHIDSPTMAVLCMACSQGTDAFSQSGLYSNHQDIAPRYSGVLLGLSNTAGVLAGVLGTAATGHILQHGSWDDVFTISVGLYLVGTVIWNLFSTGEKIID
- the PHT4;1 gene encoding phosphate transporter 4;1, with product MSIAILPMSAEYGWNPATVGLIQSSFFWGYLLTQIAGGIWADTVGGKRVLGFGVIWWSIATILTPVAAKLGLPYLLVVRAFMGVGEGVAMPAMNNILSKWVPVQERSRSLALVYSGMYLGSVTGLAFSPFLIHQFGWPSVFYSFGSLGTVWLTLWLTKAESSPLEDPTLLPEERKLIADNCASKEPVKSIPWRLILSKPPVWALISCHFCHNWGTFILLTWMPTYYHQVLKFNLMESGLLSVFPWMTMAISANAGGWIADTLVSRGFSVTNVRKIMQTIGFLGPAFFLTQLKHIDSPTMAVLCMACSQGTDAFSQSGLYSNHQDIAPRYSGVLLGLSNTAGVLAGVLGTAATGHILQHGSWDDVFTISVGLYLVGTVIWNLFSTGEKIID
- the PHT4;1 gene encoding phosphate transporter 4;1 (phosphate transporter 4;1 (PHT4;1); CONTAINS InterPro DOMAIN/s: Major facilitator superfamily (InterPro:IPR020846), Major facilitator superfamily MFS-1 (InterPro:IPR011701), Major facilitator superfamily, general substrate transporter (InterPro:IPR016196); BEST Arabidopsis thaliana protein match is: Major facilitator superfamily protein (TAIR:AT4G00370.1); Has 36081 Blast hits to 35982 proteins in 2442 species: Archae - 467; Bacteria - 29522; Metazoa - 2463; Fungi - 1237; Plants - 437; Viruses - 0; Other Eukaryotes - 1955 (source: NCBI BLink).), giving the protein MNARALLCSSNIHSLYTSNRPPEKTSSSRSLRNLKPSPKSLRVWIYPRNRSSVFRVLVRSSDKSESSNSYYVEGDKVSGNNDVVSDSPSSIVLPWWEEFPKRWVIVLLCFSAFLLCNMDRVNMSIAILPMSAEYGWNPATVGLIQSSFFWGYLLTQIAGGIWADTVGGKRVLGFGVIWWSIATILTPVAAKLGLPYLLVVRAFMGVGEGVAMPAMNNILSKWVPVQERSRSLALVYSGMYLGSVTGLAFSPFLIHQFGWPSVFYSFGSLGTVWLTLWLTKAESSPLEDPTLLPEERKLIADNCASKEPVKSIPWRLILSKPPVWALISCHFCHNWGTFILLTWMPTYYHQVLKFNLMESGLLSVFPWMTMAISANAGGWIADTLVSRGFSVTNVRKIMQTIGFLGPAFFLTQLKHIDSPTMAVLCMACSQGTDAFSQSGLYSNHQDIAPRYSGVLLGLSNTAGVLAGVLGTAATGHILQHGSWDDVFTISVGLYLVGTVIWNLFSTGEKIID
- a CDS encoding uncharacterized protein (unknown protein; Has 30201 Blast hits to 17322 proteins in 780 species: Archae - 12; Bacteria - 1396; Metazoa - 17338; Fungi - 3422; Plants - 5037; Viruses - 0; Other Eukaryotes - 2996 (source: NCBI BLink).), with the translated sequence MIEMVNDNWRSGPRERSMYFWKVGHFEALPVSIHMKLAFLCLYGLSLRFYLLRNESCLLV